The proteins below are encoded in one region of Sinorhizobium meliloti:
- a CDS encoding DUF1045 domain-containing protein codes for MRYAIYFAPPSDDRLSQTASRWLGRDAFTGGALDCPENPAIGCEEQMALTTEPRRYGFHGTLKAPFGLSSSRREADLIAAFDEFAAEIEPFEVPEIVLHQIGPFFALVSAEPWPPLQRLAEQAVRRFEPFRAPLSEADLARRNPERLTQRQREYLAAWGYPYVFEEFQFHLTLTGPVPEEMQRPMRMALETVFAEFIGKPLAVSTIALFAEERRGAPFTVHSLLPLGGASERKIA; via the coding sequence GTGCGCTATGCAATCTACTTCGCGCCGCCGTCCGATGACCGGCTGTCGCAGACCGCCTCGCGTTGGCTGGGACGCGACGCGTTCACCGGCGGCGCCCTGGACTGCCCGGAAAATCCGGCAATAGGATGTGAAGAGCAGATGGCATTGACGACCGAGCCCCGCCGTTACGGTTTCCACGGGACGCTGAAGGCACCCTTCGGGCTTAGCTCCAGCCGCCGTGAAGCCGACTTGATCGCGGCTTTCGACGAGTTCGCCGCGGAGATCGAGCCGTTCGAAGTGCCGGAGATCGTCCTGCATCAGATCGGCCCCTTCTTCGCGCTCGTCTCCGCCGAGCCTTGGCCGCCCCTGCAGCGCCTTGCGGAGCAGGCGGTTCGCCGTTTCGAGCCATTCCGGGCGCCGCTTTCGGAAGCCGATCTCGCCCGCCGCAATCCGGAGAGGCTTACGCAGCGTCAGCGCGAGTACCTGGCCGCATGGGGCTACCCATACGTCTTCGAGGAGTTCCAGTTCCATCTGACACTTACGGGGCCGGTGCCGGAAGAAATGCAGCGGCCCATGAGAATGGCGCTCGAAACGGTCTTCGCCGAATTCATCGGCAAGCCGCTTGCCGTCTCGACGATTGCGCTTTTCGCCGAAGAGCGCCGCGGCGCTCCTTTCACCGTCCATTCCCTGCTGCCGCTTGGCGGCGCATCCGAACGAAAGATCGCATGA
- a CDS encoding group II intron maturase-specific domain-containing protein, producing MAEVAERLRVYVLGWKAYFRLAQTPRLFKELEEWMRHRVRAIQLKHWKRGKTTYKALLAKGAKPEVARQIAVNSRRWWRNSGMLLNSVLTLRWMDALRIPRLA from the coding sequence ATGGCGGAAGTGGCCGAGCGCCTGCGCGTCTATGTTCTGGGTTGGAAAGCCTACTTCCGGCTGGCACAAACTCCAAGGCTCTTCAAGGAGCTGGAGGAGTGGATGCGTCACCGGGTGCGCGCGATCCAGCTCAAGCACTGGAAGCGTGGCAAGACCACCTACAAGGCCCTGCTTGCCAAGGGCGCCAAGCCCGAAGTGGCACGGCAGATCGCGGTCAACAGCCGCAGATGGTGGCGCAACAGCGGCATGTTGCTCAATTCGGTCCTAACCCTCAGGTGGATGGATGCCCTCCGTATCCCCCGCCTCGCCTGA
- the hutH gene encoding histidine ammonia-lyase codes for MTVILRPGSVPLSDLETIYWTGAPARLDAAFDAGIAKAAARIAEIVAGNAPVYGINTGFGKLASIKIDSSDVATLQRNLILSHCCGVGQPLTEDIVRLIMALKLISLGRGASGVRLELVRLIEAMLDKGVIPLIPEKGSVGASGDLAPLAHMAAVMMGHGEAFFAGERMKGDAALKAAGLSPVTLAAKEGLALINGTQVSTALALAGLFRAHRAGQAALITGALSTDAAMGSSAPFHPDIHTLRGHKGQIDTAAALRQLLTGSPIRQSHIEGDERVQDPYCIRCQPQVDGACLDLLRSVAATLTIEANAVTDNPLVLSDNSVVSGGNFHAEPVAFAADQIALAVCEIGAISQRRIALLVDPALSYGLPAFLAKKPGLNSGLMIAEVTSAALMSENKQLSHPASVDSTPTSANQEDHVSMACHGARRLLQMTENLFSIIGIEALAAVQGIEFRAPLTTSPELQKAAAAVRSVSSSIEEDRYMADDLKAAGDLVASGRLAAAVSAGILPKLEN; via the coding sequence ATGACCGTCATTCTCAGGCCCGGCTCCGTTCCGCTCAGTGACCTCGAAACGATCTACTGGACCGGCGCACCGGCGCGCCTCGATGCCGCCTTCGATGCCGGCATTGCCAAGGCCGCAGCGCGGATCGCCGAGATCGTGGCGGGCAATGCGCCGGTCTACGGCATCAACACGGGCTTCGGCAAACTGGCCTCGATCAAGATCGACAGCTCCGACGTGGCGACGTTGCAGCGCAATCTGATCCTCTCGCACTGCTGCGGCGTAGGCCAGCCGCTCACGGAAGACATCGTGCGCCTGATCATGGCGCTCAAGCTGATCTCGCTCGGCCGCGGCGCCTCCGGCGTTCGGCTGGAGCTCGTCCGGCTGATCGAAGCGATGCTGGACAAGGGCGTGATCCCGCTCATTCCCGAAAAAGGCTCGGTCGGCGCTTCCGGCGACCTGGCGCCCCTTGCCCATATGGCCGCCGTGATGATGGGTCATGGCGAAGCCTTCTTTGCCGGCGAACGCATGAAAGGCGACGCTGCATTGAAGGCGGCGGGGCTCTCGCCGGTAACGCTTGCCGCCAAGGAAGGCCTGGCGCTGATCAACGGCACGCAGGTCTCCACGGCTCTCGCCCTTGCCGGGCTCTTCCGCGCACACCGCGCCGGCCAGGCCGCCCTCATCACCGGCGCCCTTTCGACCGATGCGGCCATGGGCTCTTCCGCCCCCTTCCATCCGGATATTCACACGCTGCGCGGCCATAAGGGCCAGATCGACACGGCCGCCGCCTTACGGCAGCTGCTGACCGGCTCCCCAATTCGGCAGAGCCATATCGAGGGCGACGAGCGGGTTCAGGACCCCTATTGCATCCGCTGCCAGCCGCAGGTGGATGGCGCTTGCCTCGATCTCCTGCGCTCCGTCGCAGCCACGTTGACGATCGAAGCCAATGCCGTCACCGACAATCCGCTGGTGCTTTCGGACAATTCCGTCGTTTCCGGAGGCAACTTCCATGCCGAACCGGTCGCATTTGCCGCCGACCAGATCGCGCTCGCGGTGTGCGAAATCGGCGCCATTTCCCAGCGCCGCATCGCCCTTCTGGTCGACCCTGCGCTCAGCTACGGCCTGCCGGCCTTTCTGGCCAAGAAGCCGGGCCTCAACTCCGGACTGATGATCGCTGAGGTCACTTCGGCGGCGCTGATGTCGGAAAACAAGCAGCTCTCCCATCCGGCCTCCGTCGACTCGACGCCGACCTCGGCGAACCAGGAAGACCACGTGTCCATGGCCTGCCACGGTGCGCGCCGGCTTTTGCAGATGACGGAAAACCTCTTTTCGATCATCGGCATCGAGGCGCTCGCCGCGGTGCAGGGCATCGAGTTCCGCGCGCCGCTCACCACCAGCCCGGAACTTCAAAAGGCTGCCGCAGCCGTGCGCAGCGTCTCCTCGAGTATCGAGGAAGACCGCTACATGGCCGACGACCTCAAGGCCGCGGGCGATCTCGTCGCGTCGGGCCGATTGGCCGCCGCCGTCTCCGCGGGCATTCTTCCGAAACTGGAGAACTGA
- a CDS encoding MFS transporter: protein MDKRIIWLAVGSFTMSTVGFVFSSLLPSIAADTHTTIPHSGHLITLFSLSYAIGAPLLSALAGAADRRRLLVTAMLVFVVGNCIAAMSVSFTTLLLAQIVMGMASGLFAATAQAAAVSLAGPEHRALAISIVVGGTTFAVALGAPLGALIAAFWGWRGTFGAVALLGLTCAAVLWLRLPRGLSGTKLTMSERFGAIGRPGVASSLMVTFLYLTGGFMIISYLAPLAIDGAGLSQLALPGLLLAFGVGAVIGNLSSGYLADRLGATRVVTASLISALAVSLMIAFGLHFLTRDLAGLLLIGIMVPWGIVGWAFPPAQASRIVGFAPEVAHLTLSLNASAIYLGIATGTAIGGRVLENTAAADLGFFAALFPVASLAVLYAGLRSHRRRLATAAAE from the coding sequence ATGGACAAGCGCATCATCTGGCTCGCCGTTGGCTCTTTTACGATGAGCACGGTCGGCTTCGTCTTTTCAAGCCTTTTGCCGTCGATCGCTGCCGACACGCACACGACCATTCCCCATTCGGGGCACCTGATCACGCTGTTCTCGCTTTCCTATGCCATCGGCGCGCCGCTGCTTTCGGCCCTGGCCGGCGCGGCGGACCGGCGTCGACTGCTGGTGACTGCAATGCTCGTATTCGTCGTCGGCAACTGCATCGCGGCGATGAGCGTCTCCTTCACCACGCTGCTGCTCGCCCAGATCGTGATGGGAATGGCAAGCGGACTGTTTGCCGCCACGGCGCAAGCGGCGGCGGTTTCACTGGCAGGACCGGAGCACCGCGCATTGGCGATTTCAATCGTGGTGGGCGGCACCACATTCGCCGTGGCGCTGGGCGCGCCTCTCGGCGCGCTGATTGCCGCCTTCTGGGGATGGCGCGGCACGTTCGGGGCGGTCGCTCTGCTTGGGCTCACCTGCGCTGCCGTGCTCTGGCTGCGCCTGCCGCGGGGCCTCAGTGGAACGAAGCTGACAATGTCCGAGCGCTTCGGCGCCATCGGCCGTCCGGGCGTGGCCTCGTCGCTCATGGTGACGTTTCTGTATCTCACCGGCGGCTTCATGATCATCTCTTATCTCGCCCCGCTGGCGATCGACGGAGCCGGGCTTTCGCAACTGGCGCTGCCGGGGCTGTTGCTCGCCTTCGGGGTCGGCGCGGTGATCGGCAATCTCTCCAGCGGCTATCTGGCCGACCGGCTCGGCGCCACGCGCGTGGTGACAGCTTCGCTGATCTCCGCGCTCGCGGTCTCGCTGATGATCGCCTTCGGCCTGCACTTCCTCACGCGCGATCTCGCCGGCTTGCTGCTGATCGGCATAATGGTGCCATGGGGAATCGTCGGTTGGGCGTTTCCGCCGGCCCAGGCGAGCCGCATAGTCGGCTTCGCGCCGGAGGTTGCCCATTTGACCCTGTCGCTCAACGCCTCGGCGATCTATCTCGGCATCGCGACCGGCACGGCGATCGGCGGACGGGTGCTCGAGAATACGGCTGCCGCGGATCTCGGCTTCTTCGCGGCACTGTTTCCGGTGGCTTCACTCGCCGTCCTTTATGCAGGACTGCGATCCCATCGGCGGCGCCTGGCGACTGCGGCGGCGGAATAG
- the hutI gene encoding imidazolonepropionase, which yields MDGNENPNPARTSLWRNARLATLREELGPLGIIEDGVIAVRGERIVYAGPEAGLPSELARADQVFDCEGRWVTPALIDCHTHIVHGGNRAREFQLRLEGATYEEIARAGGGIASTVEATNALSVEALVEAALPRLDTLLAEGVSTVEVKSGYGLNVEAELKMLRAARRLESLRPVRIVTSYLAAHATPPEFRGRNGDYIAEVVLPGLTAAHAEGLADAVDGFCEGIAFSPAEIASVFDRAKSLGLPVKLHAEQLSDLGGAKLAASYGALSADHLEYLDAAGAAAMAKAGTVAVLLPGAFYTLREKQLPPVEALREAGTRIAIATDCNPGTSPLTSLLLTLNMSATLFRLTLEECLAGVTREAARALGILGETGTIEAGKSADLAIWNIDQPAELIYRIGFNPLRERIFKGERILR from the coding sequence ATGGACGGAAACGAAAACCCAAATCCTGCCAGAACCAGCCTCTGGCGCAATGCACGCCTTGCCACACTTCGTGAGGAGCTGGGCCCACTCGGGATCATCGAAGACGGCGTTATCGCCGTTCGCGGCGAGCGGATCGTCTATGCCGGTCCCGAAGCCGGTCTGCCTTCGGAGCTTGCTCGCGCCGACCAGGTCTTCGATTGCGAAGGCCGCTGGGTCACCCCGGCGCTGATCGACTGCCACACGCATATCGTCCATGGCGGCAACCGCGCCCGGGAGTTCCAGCTCCGCCTCGAAGGCGCGACCTATGAGGAGATCGCGCGTGCCGGAGGCGGCATCGCTTCGACCGTCGAGGCAACCAACGCCCTTTCCGTCGAGGCACTCGTGGAGGCCGCACTTCCACGGCTCGACACCCTTCTCGCCGAAGGCGTGTCCACCGTCGAGGTTAAGTCGGGCTACGGTCTCAACGTCGAGGCCGAACTCAAGATGCTGCGCGCCGCCCGCCGGCTGGAAAGCCTGCGCCCGGTGCGCATCGTCACCAGTTATCTCGCAGCCCATGCGACCCCGCCGGAATTTCGCGGACGCAACGGCGACTACATCGCCGAAGTCGTCCTGCCAGGCCTCACCGCAGCTCACGCCGAAGGGCTCGCCGACGCCGTCGACGGCTTCTGTGAAGGCATAGCCTTTTCGCCGGCGGAAATCGCTTCGGTCTTCGACAGGGCGAAGTCGCTCGGCCTGCCCGTGAAGCTTCACGCCGAACAGCTTTCGGATCTCGGCGGCGCGAAGCTCGCTGCTTCCTACGGCGCTCTCTCGGCCGACCACCTCGAATATCTCGACGCTGCGGGAGCCGCCGCCATGGCGAAGGCCGGCACGGTCGCCGTCCTCCTGCCTGGGGCTTTCTACACCCTCCGGGAAAAGCAGCTTCCGCCTGTCGAAGCACTCCGAGAAGCTGGAACGCGCATCGCCATCGCTACCGATTGCAACCCCGGCACTTCGCCGCTGACCTCGCTGCTCCTCACCTTGAACATGTCCGCGACGCTTTTCCGCCTGACGCTGGAGGAATGCCTCGCAGGCGTTACCCGTGAGGCCGCCCGTGCGCTCGGGATCCTCGGAGAGACCGGCACGATCGAAGCCGGCAAGTCTGCGGATCTTGCCATCTGGAACATCGATCAACCGGCGGAATTGATCTACCGTATCGGTTTCAATCCCCTTCGGGAGCGGATCTTCAAGGGTGAAAGGATTCTCCGATGA
- the phnD gene encoding phosphonate ABC transporter substrate-binding protein — protein sequence MLKKALLSAVALFALVGHAQAEDLKEFRVGIIGGENEADRLRNYQCLVDQLPAAIGVEKVSLFPAADYDGVIQGLLGGTLDYAELGASGYAKIYLAKADAVEPILTTVQTDGSTGYHSIMVARKDSGITKLEDLRGKKLGFADPDSTSGYLVPLVTLPEAIGAPVKEYFGETGFGGGHENLVLEVVKGTFDAGTTFGSGVGEFKDGYTSGNLRKMVDKGIVDMNDLVELWKSPLIPNGPIVVRTALNDDMKAKFKQFMMDLPKTDAACFSAIQGGDFTGFVEVNSDFYKPIIDARKATIGG from the coding sequence ATGCTTAAAAAAGCTCTTCTGAGCGCGGTCGCGCTTTTCGCCCTCGTCGGCCACGCACAGGCCGAAGACCTGAAGGAATTCCGCGTCGGCATCATCGGCGGCGAAAACGAAGCCGACCGCCTGCGCAACTACCAGTGCCTCGTCGATCAGCTCCCGGCAGCCATCGGCGTCGAGAAGGTCTCCCTCTTCCCGGCGGCCGACTATGACGGCGTGATCCAGGGCCTCCTCGGCGGCACGCTCGATTACGCCGAACTCGGCGCCTCCGGCTATGCCAAGATCTATCTCGCCAAGGCAGACGCGGTCGAGCCGATCCTGACGACCGTCCAGACCGACGGCTCCACGGGCTATCATTCGATCATGGTCGCCCGCAAGGACTCGGGCATTACAAAGCTCGAAGACCTGAGGGGCAAGAAGCTCGGCTTCGCCGATCCGGACTCGACCTCGGGCTATCTCGTTCCCCTCGTCACGCTGCCGGAAGCGATCGGCGCGCCGGTCAAGGAATATTTCGGCGAGACCGGCTTCGGCGGCGGTCACGAGAACCTCGTGCTTGAAGTCGTGAAGGGCACCTTCGATGCCGGCACGACCTTCGGCTCGGGCGTCGGCGAGTTCAAGGACGGCTACACCTCGGGCAACCTGCGCAAGATGGTCGACAAAGGTATCGTCGACATGAACGACCTCGTCGAACTGTGGAAGTCGCCGCTGATACCGAACGGCCCGATCGTCGTGCGTACCGCATTGAACGACGACATGAAGGCCAAGTTCAAGCAGTTCATGATGGATCTGCCGAAGACCGATGCAGCCTGCTTCTCCGCCATCCAGGGCGGCGACTTCACCGGTTTCGTCGAGGTCAACAGCGATTTCTACAAGCCGATCATCGACGCCCGCAAGGCGACGATCGGCGGCTGA
- the phnE gene encoding phosphonate ABC transporter, permease protein PhnE yields the protein MIASTNLDAREMEAIAARHPHLLQSSAAKRRSTALITAGVVLYMIFSWWFFSIGYVLANANWGIAGTYLADWVSYEVRPEIAVAPDGTMSVSFGRNSPLGDDPSPEWVTLEKETVTRTVAAPAAAAQVQKPKTASSFSFMAPNAARGADTNSTPQEDAATTRTEEAVTHAVVKFDSSTRIDVAEKLVTVTHSGETLVLQVDGADNVTPEGPLPSWAIQKRPGEKVTLSFGTTGWAEVEGDEVSIRNRFFGWVNFLFDTNSPFFGKPYSEVASLIVSGQRLDPARSNLSLAWNNILYNAEWQHLDVWTKLLQTIVMAFVGTLFASFIAFPLCFLAARNITPSRLTNQFVKRFFDFLRSVDMFIWALFFTRAFGPGPLAGISAIFFTDTGTLGKLYSEALENIDDKQREGVKSVGAAPVAVQRFGVLPQVLPVFASQALYFWESNTRSATIIGAVGAGGIGLKLWEAMRTNSDWENVAYMVLLILMVVFVFDSISNLCRSRLIGRTH from the coding sequence ATGATTGCCTCGACAAACCTCGATGCGCGCGAAATGGAAGCTATCGCAGCGCGCCACCCGCATCTCCTGCAGTCGTCGGCCGCCAAGCGGCGCAGTACGGCACTGATAACGGCTGGCGTCGTTCTTTACATGATCTTCAGCTGGTGGTTCTTCTCGATCGGCTACGTGCTCGCCAATGCCAATTGGGGGATTGCCGGCACCTATCTCGCAGACTGGGTATCTTACGAAGTGCGGCCCGAGATCGCCGTCGCACCCGATGGAACGATGAGCGTGTCCTTCGGGCGCAATTCGCCGCTTGGAGACGATCCAAGCCCGGAATGGGTCACGCTCGAAAAGGAGACGGTGACGCGAACCGTCGCCGCTCCGGCGGCCGCGGCGCAAGTCCAGAAGCCAAAGACCGCCTCCTCTTTCAGCTTCATGGCGCCCAACGCGGCGCGCGGCGCCGACACGAATTCGACGCCGCAGGAAGATGCCGCCACGACCCGCACCGAAGAAGCCGTCACGCACGCCGTGGTGAAGTTCGATAGCTCCACGCGTATCGACGTCGCCGAAAAGCTGGTGACAGTCACACACTCGGGCGAGACGCTCGTGCTTCAGGTCGACGGCGCGGACAACGTGACGCCGGAAGGACCCCTTCCCTCCTGGGCGATCCAGAAGCGGCCGGGCGAGAAGGTGACGCTGTCCTTCGGCACCACCGGCTGGGCCGAAGTGGAGGGCGACGAGGTCTCCATCCGCAATCGCTTCTTCGGCTGGGTGAATTTCCTCTTCGACACCAACTCGCCCTTCTTCGGGAAGCCATACAGCGAAGTCGCCTCCTTGATCGTCTCCGGACAACGGCTCGATCCGGCGCGCTCAAATCTCTCCCTTGCCTGGAACAACATCCTCTACAATGCGGAATGGCAGCATCTGGACGTGTGGACCAAGCTCCTGCAGACGATCGTCATGGCTTTCGTCGGAACGCTCTTCGCCTCCTTCATCGCCTTCCCGCTTTGCTTCCTCGCGGCGCGCAACATCACGCCGAGCCGCCTCACCAATCAGTTCGTGAAGCGTTTCTTCGATTTCCTGCGGTCGGTCGACATGTTCATCTGGGCGCTGTTTTTCACGCGCGCCTTCGGGCCCGGGCCGCTCGCGGGCATCTCGGCGATCTTCTTCACCGACACGGGCACGCTGGGCAAGCTCTACTCCGAAGCGCTCGAGAATATCGACGACAAGCAGCGTGAGGGCGTCAAATCGGTCGGCGCCGCGCCGGTCGCCGTGCAGCGCTTCGGCGTGCTGCCGCAGGTCCTGCCGGTCTTTGCCAGCCAGGCCCTCTATTTCTGGGAGTCGAACACGCGTTCGGCCACCATTATCGGCGCCGTCGGCGCCGGCGGGATCGGCCTAAAGCTGTGGGAGGCGATGCGCACAAATTCGGATTGGGAAAATGTCGCCTATATGGTGCTGCTGATCTTGATGGTCGTGTTCGTTTTCGACAGCATCTCCAATCTCTGCCGATCGCGCCTCATTGGCCGTACACACTAG
- the phnN gene encoding phosphonate metabolism protein/1,5-bisphosphokinase (PRPP-forming) PhnN encodes MTTADRVSGTLIVVVGPSGAGKDSVMGFAARHFAQRPDILFVRRAITRPSDAGGEVHESVSDAEFEEMSRSGAFAVSWQAHGLSYAIPAEIAEKIAKGMTAIVNGSRAALPAIRQAFGTIAVAVITAEPPVLAKRLAERGRESEEDVLRRLTRQAPDVIADADVTVIDNSGRLDVAGRQFVALVERHSAKRHHPA; translated from the coding sequence ATGACCACCGCCGATCGAGTATCCGGAACGCTCATCGTCGTCGTCGGTCCGAGCGGTGCCGGGAAAGACAGCGTCATGGGCTTTGCCGCCCGCCATTTCGCGCAGCGGCCCGATATTCTCTTCGTCCGGCGGGCGATCACAAGACCGTCGGATGCAGGCGGCGAAGTGCACGAAAGCGTGTCCGACGCCGAATTCGAGGAGATGAGCCGGAGCGGCGCTTTCGCCGTTTCGTGGCAGGCGCATGGGTTGAGCTACGCCATCCCGGCAGAGATCGCCGAAAAGATCGCCAAAGGCATGACCGCGATCGTAAACGGCAGCCGCGCCGCCCTCCCCGCCATTCGTCAGGCGTTCGGTACGATCGCCGTTGCGGTGATCACCGCCGAGCCGCCGGTGCTGGCGAAACGGCTGGCGGAGCGCGGCCGGGAGAGCGAGGAAGACGTGCTCCGCCGCCTGACGCGGCAGGCACCCGACGTCATCGCCGATGCCGACGTAACGGTCATCGACAACAGCGGCAGGCTGGATGTGGCGGGCCGGCAATTCGTCGCGCTGGTCGAGCGGCACTCAGCTAAGCGCCATCACCCTGCCTGA
- a CDS encoding ArsR/SmtB family transcription factor, producing MTLPHPTADQITLSNVLVALGDPTRLAIVGYLARRAGRPTMCLNFTDFGSKTNISYHLAKLREAGITRTEVSGTSRLITLRRDDLDIRFPGLLDSIITAAVDLPMVKKIEDAEEEALAQGEAR from the coding sequence ATGACCCTACCGCATCCCACCGCCGATCAGATCACCCTGTCCAATGTCCTAGTGGCCCTCGGCGATCCGACGCGCCTGGCGATCGTGGGCTATCTCGCCCGCCGCGCCGGACGGCCGACCATGTGCCTGAACTTCACGGATTTCGGCTCCAAGACCAATATCAGCTATCATCTGGCCAAGCTGCGCGAGGCGGGCATCACGCGTACCGAGGTCTCCGGTACCAGCCGGTTGATCACGCTGCGGCGCGACGATCTCGACATCCGCTTTCCCGGCCTCCTCGATTCCATTATCACCGCCGCGGTGGACCTGCCCATGGTCAAGAAGATCGAGGATGCAGAGGAGGAGGCCCTGGCACAAGGCGAGGCGCGATAA
- a CDS encoding alpha-D-ribose 1-methylphosphonate 5-triphosphate diphosphatase — MPKEQVLTNARIVLEDRILDGSVLIRDGRIADISEGASAAGEDFEGDYLLPGLVELHTDHLEAHYSPRPGVRWLKIAAIQAHDAQVVTSGITTVFDCLRLGSDEDSGFPKGEMRSMADALAQAKQEGRLRADHLIHLRCEVSTADVLEHYEDFRNDPQVRLVSLMDHAPGQRQFQTMDQYTLYYKTKRGLTDDAFAAFIERQQALSARYATPHRNALAKACAERGITVASHDDATVEHVEESIGYGIRLAEFPTSFEAAEASHRAGLSVLMGAPNIVRGKSHSGNIAARDLAKRGVLDVLSSDYVPFSLIHAPFILADEVESIGLPEAIAMVTATPARTVGLEDRGRIAVGLRADIARVRRPEGIPVVRSVWREGRRVA; from the coding sequence ATGCCCAAAGAACAGGTTTTGACCAACGCCCGCATCGTTCTGGAGGACCGGATCCTCGACGGTTCGGTGCTGATCCGCGACGGCAGGATCGCCGACATTTCCGAAGGGGCGAGCGCCGCGGGCGAGGATTTCGAGGGTGACTACCTGCTGCCCGGGCTGGTCGAACTGCACACCGACCATCTCGAGGCGCATTATTCTCCGCGCCCCGGGGTTCGCTGGCTGAAGATCGCGGCCATCCAGGCCCATGACGCCCAAGTCGTCACCTCCGGCATCACCACCGTCTTCGATTGTCTGCGCCTGGGCTCGGACGAGGACAGCGGCTTTCCGAAGGGCGAGATGCGCAGCATGGCCGATGCGCTCGCCCAGGCCAAGCAAGAGGGCCGTTTGCGGGCCGATCACCTGATCCATCTGCGCTGCGAAGTGTCGACCGCCGACGTGCTGGAGCACTATGAGGACTTCCGGAACGACCCGCAGGTCCGTCTGGTTTCGCTGATGGACCACGCGCCCGGGCAGCGCCAGTTCCAGACGATGGACCAGTACACGCTCTACTACAAAACCAAGCGCGGCCTTACCGACGATGCCTTCGCCGCATTCATCGAGCGTCAGCAGGCGCTCTCGGCTCGCTATGCGACACCGCATCGAAACGCGCTCGCAAAAGCGTGCGCCGAGCGCGGCATCACGGTCGCCAGCCACGACGATGCGACGGTCGAGCATGTCGAAGAATCGATCGGCTACGGCATTCGCCTTGCGGAGTTCCCGACAAGCTTCGAGGCGGCGGAAGCCTCGCACCGCGCGGGCCTCAGCGTATTGATGGGCGCGCCCAATATCGTGCGCGGTAAGTCACATTCCGGCAATATCGCCGCGCGCGATCTCGCGAAGCGCGGCGTCCTCGACGTGCTTTCTTCCGATTACGTTCCCTTCAGCCTGATCCATGCGCCTTTCATTCTGGCAGACGAGGTCGAATCGATCGGCCTTCCCGAGGCCATTGCGATGGTGACGGCGACGCCCGCCCGCACAGTCGGGCTCGAAGATCGCGGCCGGATCGCCGTGGGGCTGCGCGCCGACATCGCGCGCGTTCGCCGGCCGGAGGGCATACCGGTCGTCCGCTCGGTCTGGCGCGAAGGACGGCGTGTCGCATGA
- the phnE gene encoding phosphonate ABC transporter, permease protein PhnE: MATSVSTRHLSENGALIERHWQELNNRRRLYTWLGLAFLALTLFSSLWFANESNAGKFFDRLPHFFDFVGHLMPRDPIEIIRALFDLPSPYDDGSFKYNYPDGRLYVTESFYIPEYVHKMLETVNIAIFSTIIGVFFGFILCFLAAKNLMPNPWIRGIVRRLMEILRAFPEVVIAGFFLAILSLGPIPAIAAVSIHTIGALGKLFFEVVENADMKPEEGLRAVGANWIERVWFGMVPQVLPNFTSYFLLRLEINVRASTIIGAVGGGGIGELLRLSIGQGHEAKTLAIVLLLFATIFAVDQFSAWLRRRLVGDQAFQLAQ; encoded by the coding sequence ATGGCCACTTCCGTGTCTACACGGCACCTCAGCGAGAACGGCGCTCTTATCGAGCGTCACTGGCAGGAGCTCAACAATCGCCGGCGTCTCTATACCTGGCTCGGTCTCGCATTTCTCGCGTTGACGCTTTTCAGTTCGCTCTGGTTCGCGAACGAGTCGAACGCGGGCAAGTTCTTCGACCGGCTGCCGCACTTCTTCGATTTCGTCGGACATCTCATGCCGCGCGATCCGATAGAGATCATTCGCGCCCTCTTCGACCTGCCTTCGCCCTATGACGACGGCAGTTTCAAATACAATTACCCGGATGGGCGCCTCTATGTGACCGAGAGCTTCTACATCCCGGAATATGTTCACAAGATGCTGGAGACCGTGAACATCGCCATCTTTTCGACTATCATCGGAGTCTTCTTCGGCTTCATCCTGTGCTTCCTCGCCGCGAAAAATCTGATGCCCAATCCCTGGATCAGGGGCATCGTACGCCGGCTGATGGAAATCCTGCGCGCCTTTCCGGAAGTCGTCATCGCCGGCTTTTTCCTGGCAATCCTTTCGCTTGGGCCTATTCCCGCCATCGCTGCGGTGTCGATCCACACGATCGGCGCGCTCGGCAAGCTGTTCTTCGAAGTGGTCGAGAATGCCGACATGAAACCGGAGGAAGGTCTGCGTGCCGTCGGCGCCAACTGGATCGAGCGGGTCTGGTTCGGCATGGTCCCCCAGGTGCTGCCCAATTTCACCAGCTATTTTCTGCTCCGGCTCGAAATCAACGTGCGCGCCTCGACGATCATCGGCGCCGTCGGCGGGGGCGGAATCGGGGAACTCCTGCGTCTGTCGATCGGCCAGGGGCATGAAGCGAAGACGCTCGCGATCGTCCTCCTGCTCTTCGCCACGATCTTCGCCGTCGATCAGTTCTCCGCCTGGCTTCGCCGCCGCCTCGTCGGCGACCAGGCCTTTCAGCTTGCGCAATAG